The region AAAGCAATGTTTCCAAGATAGCCACCATTGCCTGCAGCAGGTAAACGTACAGGATCCTGCCAAGGAAATCCGGAAGCGGTGGAGAGATGGTTCTGCAGCCTAATGTAACACAGGTTACAGGATAAGGTGGCCCGGGATAGCCAACAACCCGGGCTTAGAAGACAGGGCGCTTTAGAAAAGGCCTTTGCAATGAGCGGATTTATACTTGCAGGCACTCGGAGTCTACGACTTTTGAGACAAAGCGCAGACGAGGAGCCGGGACAACATCAACAGGAATTCAGATAGATAATCAGGCAGGGGACTGCCGGTTCTAAAATAATAGATCACCTAAAACCCTAATTTCTATGATCAGATTAACGGCTTAGCAGTACCCCGGACTCCAGTCGCTGTTTGAGATACTGCTTGAAAAGCTCTTAAAAATGATTCTGACCATGTTAAGGAACACCCGATATGAACATTTTAGAAAAGATCAAGACAAATTACAGCGCCTCCATGAACGAGATGACAGTAGCTGCCTATCTCGAGGAGTGTAAAAAGGACTCGAAAATGTATGCCAAGCCCGCCGAGCGGATATTGGACGCCATTGGGGAGCCGGAGATCCTGGACACGCGGCAGGACCCGATGCTAAGCCGCATCTTCTCTAACAAGAAGATCAAGATCTACCCTGCCTTCAAGGATTTTTACGGCATGGAGAGCACCATCGAGCAGATCGTGTCCTACTTCCGGCATTCGGCCCAGGGGCTGGAGGAGAAGAAGCAGATCCTGTACCTGATGGGGCCGGTGGGCGGGGGTAAAAGCTCGTTGGCCGAGAAGCTGAAGCACCTGATGCAGCAGCACCCCATTTATGTGCTGAAGGCTGGCGACGAGGTGAGCCCTGTGTTCGAGAGCCCGCTGGGGCTGTTTGCCGATTATACCGATGAACTGGAAGAGGAGTATAATATTCCCGCGCGCTACGTGCCCAGCTGCATGAGCCCCTGGGCCTCCAAGCGCCTGCGCGAGTTCGACGGCGACATCAACCGCTTTAAGGTGATCCGGCTTTTCCCTTCTATCCAGGAGCAGATCGCCATTTCCAAGACGGAACCGGGCGACGAGAACAACCAGGATATCTCTACGCTGGTGGGTAAGGTGGACATCCGAAAGCTGGCCGAGTACCAGCAGAGTGACCCGGACGCCTACTCCTATACCGGTGGCCTTTGTCTGGCCAACCAGGGACTGTTGGAATTCGTGGAGATGTTCAAAGCCCCGATCAAGGTCCTGAACCCGCTGCTGACCGCTACCCAGGAGAAGAACTATAAAGGCACCGAACCAATCGGCGCGATCCCCTTCGACGGCATCATCCTGGCGCACTCCAATGAGTCGGAGTGGGCCAAGTTCCTGAACGATAAAAAGAACGAGGCCTTTCTGGACCGTATCTACAAAGTACAGGTGCCTTACTGCCTGCGCGTGAGCGAGGAGATCAAGATCTATGAGAAGTTGATTAGGGAAAGTTCGCTGCGCGAAGCGCCTTGTGCCCCGAAAACCATCGAGCTGCTGGCCGAGTTTTCGGTGATGTCGCGGCTGAAGGAGCCGGAGAATTCCAGCATTTACTCTAAGATGCGGGTGTACAATGGCGAAACGCTGCGCGAGACAGACCCGAACGCCAAATCCATACAGGAGTACCGCGATGATGCGGGCATTAACGAGGGCATGCAGGGTATCTCTACCCGCTTTGCCTTCAAAATCCTTTCCAAGGTCTTCAACTTCGACAGCGAGGAGATTGCCGCCAACCCGGTGCACCTGCTGTATGTGCTGGAGCAGGAGGTGATCAAGATGATGCTGCCGCCTGAAGCGGAGACAAAGTACCTGCACCTGATCAAGTCGGTGCTGGCCAGCAAGTATGCCGAGTTTATCTCCGATGAAATACAGAAGGCGTACATCGAGTCGTACAGTTCCTATGGCCAGAATATCTTTGAGAAGTATGTGATCTTTGCCGACCACTGGATTCAGAACAACGATTACCGCGATCCGGACTCCGGCGAGATCTTCGACAGAAGTATACTTAACGAGGAGCTGGAGAAGATCGAGAAGCCTGCCGGCATTGCTAATCCGAAGGATTTCCGCTCTGAGGTAACGAACTTCTTCCTGCGCTTCAAAGCCAACCACGGCGGCAAAAGCCCTCGTTGGGATTCCTATGAGAAGATCAAAAACGTGATCGAGAAGAAGATCTTCACCAATACCGAAGACCTGCTGCCGGTGGTGTCCTTCACGGTGAAAACCAACGAGGAGGACGAGAAGAAGCACCGCGACTTTACCCGCCGCATGCGCGACCGCGGCTACACCGACAAGCAGATCCGTATCCTGGTAGACTGGTTCATGCGCGTACGCAAAACGATGGCCTAAATAAGTTAGAGAGTTTGGGAATTTAGGAGTGAAGAGTTAAAGCTTAACACTTCTAATATTCTCATTCTCTAACTCCCAAACTCTTTAACTCTCTAACTCCCAAACTTCCATGTCCCACATCATCGACAGACGCAAGAATGATAAAGGAAAATCTACCGGTAACCGGCAGAAGTTCCTGAAGCGGGTGGAGCACCAGATAAAGCGGGCTATTCCGGACATCATCAGTCAGGAGAGCATCAAGGATACGAAGTCCGGTGGTAGCG is a window of Pontibacter kalidii DNA encoding:
- a CDS encoding PrkA family serine protein kinase, which translates into the protein MNILEKIKTNYSASMNEMTVAAYLEECKKDSKMYAKPAERILDAIGEPEILDTRQDPMLSRIFSNKKIKIYPAFKDFYGMESTIEQIVSYFRHSAQGLEEKKQILYLMGPVGGGKSSLAEKLKHLMQQHPIYVLKAGDEVSPVFESPLGLFADYTDELEEEYNIPARYVPSCMSPWASKRLREFDGDINRFKVIRLFPSIQEQIAISKTEPGDENNQDISTLVGKVDIRKLAEYQQSDPDAYSYTGGLCLANQGLLEFVEMFKAPIKVLNPLLTATQEKNYKGTEPIGAIPFDGIILAHSNESEWAKFLNDKKNEAFLDRIYKVQVPYCLRVSEEIKIYEKLIRESSLREAPCAPKTIELLAEFSVMSRLKEPENSSIYSKMRVYNGETLRETDPNAKSIQEYRDDAGINEGMQGISTRFAFKILSKVFNFDSEEIAANPVHLLYVLEQEVIKMMLPPEAETKYLHLIKSVLASKYAEFISDEIQKAYIESYSSYGQNIFEKYVIFADHWIQNNDYRDPDSGEIFDRSILNEELEKIEKPAGIANPKDFRSEVTNFFLRFKANHGGKSPRWDSYEKIKNVIEKKIFTNTEDLLPVVSFTVKTNEEDEKKHRDFTRRMRDRGYTDKQIRILVDWFMRVRKTMA